A stretch of Planococcus citri chromosome 5, ihPlaCitr1.1, whole genome shotgun sequence DNA encodes these proteins:
- the LOC135848807 gene encoding speckle-type POZ protein B-like, giving the protein MNPFYLTWMVFFTLYCSSQSDPLGPVLNGTDSEHRIRCDTYSPVHEINYIWTIRQFSHHEALNTSEILSPKLYALTTDKYEWYIQFRPNCIDGGNEVISVYVRLFSGSIIREALVYLSISIINHKEETLLKRSSPQTRLVSAGEGRGWRPYCKKDEFFRHHLLQNNTLTLLINIRWLESQLCNNVSHERNPSATPIQETTNFLQSEPSKNADSEYMIRCDTFMQFHEIKYLWTIRQFSHHETLNTSEILSPKLRAPTTNEYEWDIKIDPNHIHERNKTIAVYVFLSGGSTVRETAENFCVSIINHKKETLFYKNQTIIKHQAGTGHGWYGYCNKDDFFRNHLLQNDTLMLLINIKWLSQHCNNVSHEREIPPPTPSHETTTILLNSSDHFKSPQENPKFANVLTTNDSDFQSTLETLKHSDVVFTTNGSNYPAHKAILAARSPIFAAMFQRKDAKGGKNKTIRINVKQMNEEVLRAMLRYIYTGKCENLGKLADKLFVAAAKYGLDGLRQICEQKLCETLSAEKAEDMFVFAKKHHANELKSKAVEFLTSRSIQKSNTTN; this is encoded by the exons atgaatccTTTCTATCTTACTTGGATGGTATTTTTCACCCTCTATTGCAGCAGTCAG AGTGATCCCTTGGGGCCTGTATTAAATGGAACTGATTCTGAACACAGGATACGATGCGATACGTATTCTCCAGTTCACGAAATAAACTATATATGGACGATTCGTCAGTTCAGTCATCACGAGGCACTCAACACTAGTGAGATTTTATCGCCCAAGTTATACGCACTTACAACTGATAAATACGAATGGTACATCCAATTTAGACCTAACTGCATTGATGGGGGAAATGAAGTGATCAGTGTATATGTTAGGTTATTCAGCGGAAGCATAATCCGAGAAGCGTTAGTATACTTGAGTATTTCAATCATAAATCACAAGGAAGAAACGTTATTAAAGCGAAGTTCGCCACAAACGCGATTAGTGTCAGCAGGAGAAGGTCGGGGATGGAGGCCCTACTgtaaaaaagatgaatttttcagacATCATTTACTGCAAAATAACACATTGACCCTGTTAATCAACATAAGATGGCTTGAATCTCAGCTATGTAATAACGTTTCCCACGAACGCAATCCATCAGCGACTCCCATACAAGAAACTACTAATTTTTTGCAGAGTGAACCTTCAAAAAATGCTGATTCTGAATACATGATTCGATGCGATACATTCATGCAATTCcacgaaataaaatatttatggaCTATTCGTCAGTTCAGTCATCACGAGACGCTCAACACTAGTGAGATTTTATCGCCCAAGTTACGCGCACCCACGACAAACGAATATGAATGGGATATCAAAATTGACCCTAATCACATACACGAAAGAAATAAAACGATCGCTGTGTACGTTTTTTTATCTGGCGGTAGTACAGTCAGAGAAACAGCAGAAAATTTCTGCGTATCGATTATAAATCATAAGAAAGAAAcgttattttataaaaatcaaaccatAATAAAACACCAAGCCGGAACCGGTCACGGCTGGTATGGCTACTGCAacaaagatgattttttcaggAATCATTTGCTGCAAAATGACACATTGATGCTGTTGATCAACATAAAATGGCTTTCTCAACATTGCAATAACGTTTCCCACGAACGCGAAATTCCACCGCCGACTCCCTCACACGAAACCACCACTATCCTACTCAATAGTTCAGATCATTTTAAATCGCCGCAAGAAAATCCGAAATTCGCAAATGTACTTACAACGAATGATAGTGATTTTCAATCAACGCTCGAAACTCTAAAACACTCCGACGTAGTGTTCACAACGAATGGTAGCAATTATCCAGCTCATAAAGCTATTTTAGCCGCACGCAGTCCAATTTTCGCCGCCATGTTTCAACGTAAAGATGCGaaaggaggaaaaaataaaacaattcgaATAAACGTTAAACAAATGAATGAAGAAGTACTTCGTGCTATGCTTCGATACATTTATACCGGAAAGTGTGAAAATTTAGGTAAACTGGCGGATAAATTGTTTGTAGCTGCTGCGAAATATGGTTTGGACGGATTGAGACAAATTTGCGAGCAAAAACTATGTGAGACTTTGTCAGCAGAGAAGGCAGAAGACATGTTTGTATTTGCGAAGAAACACCAcgccaacgaattgaaatcCAAAGCCGTCGAATTTTTAACCAGCAGATCTATTCAAAAGTCGAATACAACGAACTAG